The proteins below come from a single Micromonospora citrea genomic window:
- a CDS encoding multidrug effflux MFS transporter has product MSPRQRLRLVLVLGSLIAVGPLTIDMYLPALPSIVADFHTTSAAVQLTLTGTLAGLALGQLLIGPLSDAIGRRTPLIAGVALHVVASLLCAVAPNIAVLGALRVVQGLGVAAASVVATAVVRDLFSGAAFARLLSRLLLVMGAAPILAPTLGGALLRWTDWRGVFVALAVLGALLIVVAALGLRETLPPQRRRSGGVVATLVVYGTLLRDRTFVGLVLVAGLAMAALFAYVAGSSFVLQDQYGLDEQQFGLAFGAGAVGLIAATQFNVRLLRRHSPQRILVAALGVGTGAGLVLLAFAATGLGGLPGLLVSLWVVLAAAGLAMPNAPALALSRHGEAAGTASALLGAVQFGVGALAAPLVGVLGTGAVAMAVVVAGGMVAAMAVLLVVVRPSRLADLAPTAVVVAAH; this is encoded by the coding sequence ATGAGTCCTCGACAACGCCTCCGGCTCGTCCTCGTGCTCGGGTCGCTGATCGCGGTGGGTCCGCTGACCATCGACATGTACCTGCCCGCGCTTCCCTCGATCGTCGCCGACTTCCACACCACGTCGGCGGCGGTCCAACTGACCCTCACCGGCACGCTGGCGGGCCTCGCCCTCGGCCAGTTGCTGATCGGGCCGCTCTCCGACGCGATCGGCCGGCGTACGCCGCTGATCGCCGGCGTCGCGCTGCACGTCGTGGCGTCGCTGCTCTGCGCCGTCGCACCGAACATCGCGGTCCTCGGCGCGTTGCGGGTGGTGCAGGGCCTCGGCGTGGCGGCGGCCTCGGTGGTCGCGACGGCCGTGGTACGCGATCTGTTCAGCGGCGCGGCCTTCGCCAGGTTGCTCTCCCGGCTGCTGCTGGTCATGGGTGCGGCGCCGATCCTCGCGCCCACCCTCGGCGGCGCGCTGCTGCGCTGGACGGACTGGCGGGGCGTGTTCGTGGCCCTGGCCGTCCTCGGCGCCCTGCTGATCGTGGTCGCCGCGCTCGGCCTGCGCGAGACGCTGCCGCCGCAGCGGCGTCGCTCCGGCGGCGTGGTCGCGACCCTCGTCGTGTACGGCACGCTGCTGCGCGACCGCACGTTCGTGGGCCTCGTGCTGGTCGCCGGGTTGGCCATGGCGGCGCTGTTCGCCTACGTGGCCGGCTCCTCGTTCGTGCTGCAGGACCAGTACGGCCTGGACGAGCAGCAGTTCGGGCTGGCCTTCGGCGCGGGCGCGGTCGGGCTGATCGCGGCGACCCAGTTCAACGTACGGCTGCTGCGGCGCCACTCGCCGCAGCGGATCCTCGTCGCCGCCCTGGGGGTGGGGACCGGCGCCGGCCTGGTGCTGCTCGCCTTCGCCGCCACCGGGCTCGGCGGGCTGCCCGGCCTGCTGGTGTCGTTGTGGGTGGTGCTCGCCGCGGCGGGCCTCGCCATGCCCAACGCGCCGGCCCTGGCGCTGTCGCGGCACGGCGAGGCGGCCGGAACGGCCTCGGCCCTGCTCGGCGCCGTGCAGTTCGGCGTCGGGGCGCTGGCCGCGCCCCTGGTGGGCGTGCTGGGCACCGGCGCGGTCGCGATGGCCGTCGTCGTGGCAGGCGGCATGGTGGCGGCCATGGCGGTCCTGCTCGTGGTGGTGCGGCCGTCCCGGCTGGCCGACCTCGCGCCGACGGCGGTTGTCGTGGCGGCGCACTGA